A portion of the Algisphaera agarilytica genome contains these proteins:
- a CDS encoding SGNH/GDSL hydrolase family protein has translation MPLDLTSPPGQSASLQPPAAVRGLRVLGWCLLVLTAVALMPRSAQAKPLQIMFLGDSITASEEGRRSYRYYLWRRLVDEKLEFDFIGTQHLNHGGEGYWPRYQDLEFDRDHEAYRGWRIDHIVNGKDGQEEKGNLARWLDGYTPDIAVVLLGTRDVLQAKQTEWAEREMRRVIKALRNDNDRVAIILVVPPPMKHENAGFLPPLATAYAGIAQRETTVNSPIRLVDLTRSFNPDTHLSYDGVQPNDAGERLIAGQVASTLLLLDESHLDPVRRTSVQAVGSVLVVPLGAALGFFWLARSQLRRERAAATYNLTNRGGGAASPTAPMSGRASRVSSASSSEGLTFPGSGKNP, from the coding sequence ATGCCGCTTGATTTGACGAGTCCACCAGGCCAATCCGCTTCGCTTCAGCCCCCCGCAGCGGTGCGTGGGCTCCGCGTTTTGGGGTGGTGTCTGCTGGTGCTGACGGCGGTGGCGCTGATGCCGCGTTCCGCCCAGGCCAAGCCGCTTCAGATCATGTTCCTGGGCGACTCCATCACCGCCAGCGAAGAGGGCCGGCGGTCGTACCGCTACTACCTCTGGCGTCGGCTGGTGGACGAGAAGCTCGAGTTCGACTTCATCGGCACCCAGCACCTCAACCACGGCGGTGAGGGCTACTGGCCCCGCTACCAGGACCTCGAGTTCGACCGTGACCACGAGGCCTACCGCGGCTGGCGGATCGACCACATCGTCAACGGCAAAGACGGGCAGGAAGAAAAGGGCAACCTCGCCCGCTGGCTGGACGGCTACACGCCGGACATCGCGGTGGTCCTGCTGGGCACGCGTGACGTGTTGCAGGCCAAGCAGACCGAGTGGGCCGAGCGTGAGATGCGGCGGGTGATCAAGGCGCTGCGGAACGACAACGACCGCGTCGCGATCATCCTGGTGGTGCCCCCGCCGATGAAACACGAGAACGCGGGGTTCCTCCCGCCCCTGGCCACGGCCTACGCCGGGATCGCGCAGCGCGAGACGACGGTGAACTCGCCGATCCGGTTGGTCGACCTGACCCGGTCGTTTAATCCGGACACGCACCTGTCTTACGACGGCGTGCAGCCGAACGATGCGGGTGAACGACTGATCGCCGGCCAGGTGGCGTCGACCCTGCTGCTGCTCGACGAGTCCCACCTCGACCCGGTCCGGCGGACCTCGGTGCAGGCGGTGGGGTCGGTGTTGGTCGTGCCGTTGGGCGCGGCGTTGGGCTTCTTCTGGCTCGCTCGTTCGCAGCTCCGACGTGAACGGGCCGCGGCCACCTACAACCTCACCAACCGTGGCGGCGGGGCCGCGAGTCCGACCGCACCGATGTCCGGCCGCGCCAGCCGCGTCTCGTCGGCCTCGTCATCCGAGGGCCTAACGTTCCCGGGTTCGGGCAAGAATCCCTGA
- a CDS encoding VWA domain-containing protein has product MILAEPHWLLLVVPLGLAWWLLRPGGWWLRGLRVLIYGLIVLAMCEPRLVLPERAGTVVVVADRSASMPGNAADQQLEAIALLHAAMSPEDRLAVVGFGEAVALEQEPAVERVEGFEQAVGGDASDLSGALRRALALIPGDGAGRVLVLSDGRFTGRDPGAEAARAAARGVPIDYRDLSRPATRDLAVTHVDTPATVQPGESFMITGWVQSPSAQSVSFELMRGNTRIASGQRDLPAGLSRLTFRDRAQTPGSMDYRLRLTHADPAALDPVPENNTGRFIVGVEGNKPLLVVTRSPGQGLANLLRAGGLDVVSAQPEQLQGTLQELSNYAGIVLENVPATDLPANTLDQLAPLIEESGVGLAMTGGQQSFGPGGYFQSAIDPLLPVSMELRQEHRKLSLAIVIALDRSGSMSMTVPDGRTKMDLANLGSAQVLELLGPMDELGVIAVDSAPHTIVNLGPVTDKATLKKKILSIDSMGGGIYVYEALAASAGMLASATPTTRHIILFSDAQDSEAPGAYQTLLEKARRANITVSVIGLGSDRDVDAGLLKDIAKRGGGRAFFTEDPKKLPQLFAQDTFVVARSSFIDETTPVRSTGALTAMTGRSFTDPPPVGGYNLNYLKPDAQLALATTDQNTAPLVASWQAGLGRVAVYTGEADGKFTGPIADWPQLGDLLTSLARWVAARDRRLPDTLLVRQRIDGGRLVVELLLDPERPEQGLPGEPRVSVLSGRPGTAPTSRELSMQYAAPDKLVAEFNLPGADVALATVDLGALGSVTLPPTRLLYSPEYRPNTRDGRTTLQLLADITQGQARAELGSIWDDLVPIERFATIAHWLWLAVVVLLLLEVLERRTSWVSQLSIAVYGRRRQAKAAPSPSEAPAKTDKDTVATSRRSKRRRKPAPIPDASPAKSSAPAPQAAPAETPKSKPQPTPDPDQDMLSALNQAKRKADRRTGR; this is encoded by the coding sequence ATGATCTTGGCCGAGCCGCATTGGTTGCTGTTGGTGGTGCCCTTGGGGTTGGCGTGGTGGCTGCTGCGCCCCGGCGGTTGGTGGCTGCGCGGGTTGAGGGTGTTGATCTACGGGCTGATCGTGCTGGCGATGTGCGAACCCCGGCTGGTGCTGCCCGAGCGCGCGGGCACGGTGGTGGTGGTGGCGGACCGCAGCGCGTCGATGCCCGGCAACGCGGCGGACCAACAACTCGAAGCCATCGCGCTGCTGCACGCCGCGATGTCGCCCGAGGATCGGCTGGCGGTGGTGGGGTTTGGTGAGGCGGTGGCGTTGGAGCAGGAGCCGGCCGTGGAGCGCGTCGAGGGGTTCGAGCAGGCGGTGGGCGGCGACGCGTCGGACCTGTCGGGGGCGCTGCGTCGGGCGTTGGCGTTGATCCCCGGCGACGGCGCGGGCCGGGTGTTGGTGCTCAGCGACGGGCGGTTCACCGGCCGCGACCCTGGGGCCGAGGCCGCCCGCGCGGCGGCCCGCGGCGTGCCGATCGATTACCGAGACCTCAGCCGACCGGCCACACGCGATCTGGCTGTGACGCATGTGGACACCCCCGCCACCGTGCAGCCCGGCGAGTCGTTCATGATCACCGGCTGGGTGCAGTCGCCGTCGGCGCAGAGCGTGTCCTTCGAGTTGATGCGTGGCAACACCCGGATCGCCTCGGGGCAGCGCGACCTGCCCGCGGGGCTTAGCCGATTGACCTTCCGTGACCGGGCGCAAACCCCGGGTTCGATGGACTACCGGCTGCGGCTGACCCACGCCGATCCCGCGGCGCTCGACCCGGTGCCCGAGAACAACACCGGCCGGTTTATCGTCGGCGTCGAGGGCAACAAGCCGCTGTTGGTGGTGACCCGTTCGCCCGGTCAGGGACTGGCCAACCTGTTGCGGGCCGGCGGGCTGGATGTGGTGTCGGCCCAACCCGAACAGTTGCAGGGCACGCTGCAAGAGTTGTCCAATTACGCCGGGATCGTGCTGGAGAATGTTCCCGCCACGGACCTGCCGGCCAACACCCTCGATCAACTCGCGCCGTTGATCGAAGAGTCGGGCGTCGGCTTGGCGATGACCGGCGGCCAGCAGTCCTTCGGGCCGGGCGGGTATTTCCAGTCGGCGATTGATCCGCTGCTGCCGGTCTCGATGGAGCTCCGGCAGGAGCACCGCAAGCTGTCGCTGGCGATCGTGATCGCGCTGGACCGTTCGGGCTCGATGTCGATGACGGTGCCCGACGGCCGCACCAAGATGGACCTGGCGAACCTCGGCTCGGCGCAGGTGCTAGAGCTGTTGGGGCCGATGGATGAGCTGGGCGTGATCGCCGTCGACTCGGCGCCGCACACGATCGTGAACCTCGGGCCGGTCACGGACAAAGCCACCCTGAAGAAAAAAATCCTGAGCATCGATTCGATGGGCGGGGGCATCTACGTCTACGAAGCCCTCGCCGCGTCGGCGGGCATGCTCGCCAGCGCGACGCCCACCACCCGGCACATCATTCTGTTCTCCGACGCCCAGGACTCCGAGGCGCCCGGCGCGTACCAAACGCTTCTGGAGAAAGCCCGCCGAGCCAACATCACCGTGAGTGTCATCGGCCTCGGGAGTGATCGCGATGTCGATGCGGGGCTGCTCAAAGACATCGCCAAGCGTGGCGGCGGGCGGGCCTTCTTCACGGAGGACCCCAAGAAGCTGCCGCAGCTCTTTGCGCAGGACACCTTCGTCGTCGCCCGTTCGAGCTTTATCGATGAAACCACCCCCGTCCGCAGCACCGGTGCCCTCACGGCCATGACCGGGCGCAGCTTTACCGACCCGCCGCCCGTCGGCGGATACAACCTCAATTACCTCAAGCCCGACGCCCAACTCGCCCTAGCCACGACCGACCAAAACACCGCGCCGCTGGTCGCGTCCTGGCAGGCCGGCCTCGGGCGGGTCGCGGTGTACACCGGGGAAGCCGACGGCAAGTTCACCGGCCCGATTGCGGATTGGCCCCAGCTCGGCGACCTGCTGACCAGCCTGGCGCGATGGGTTGCCGCGCGCGACCGCCGGCTGCCCGACACTCTGCTGGTGCGCCAGCGCATCGACGGTGGCCGGCTCGTCGTGGAGCTCCTGCTCGACCCCGAACGCCCCGAACAGGGCCTGCCCGGCGAGCCGCGCGTCAGCGTGTTGTCGGGTCGGCCGGGCACCGCGCCGACGAGCCGTGAACTGTCGATGCAGTACGCCGCCCCCGACAAACTGGTGGCCGAGTTCAACCTGCCCGGTGCGGACGTCGCGTTGGCCACGGTCGATCTTGGCGCGTTGGGTTCGGTCACGCTGCCGCCGACGCGTTTGCTGTATTCCCCGGAGTACCGGCCCAACACCCGCGACGGCCGAACGACACTCCAGCTCCTGGCCGACATCACCCAGGGTCAAGCCCGGGCCGAGCTGGGCAGCATCTGGGACGACCTGGTGCCCATCGAGCGATTCGCAACGATCGCCCACTGGCTCTGGTTGGCGGTGGTGGTGCTGTTGTTGCTGGAAGTGCTCGAACGCCGGACTTCGTGGGTGTCGCAGCTGTCCATCGCAGTCTATGGCCGTCGACGCCAGGCGAAAGCCGCGCCGTCTCCGAGTGAAGCCCCGGCGAAGACGGACAAAGACACCGTAGCAACCTCGCGCCGCTCCAAACGCCGCCGCAAGCCAGCCCCCATCCCCGACGCGTCGCCGGCCAAGTCGTCTGCCCCCGCACCCCAAGCCGCTCCCGCCGAGACTCCGAAGTCAAAACCCCAACCCACGCCCGACCCCGACCAGGACATGCTGTCGGCACTCAACCAAGCCAAACGCAAAGCGGATCGCCGTACCGGGCGGTGA
- a CDS encoding vWA domain-containing protein, with amino-acid sequence MPVLGLPLLLVGLVGLPMVAGIYWLRTRFRRQEVSTLFLWRATLDAQGGGRKKSRLQTPLALLLELLAILLLVLAATSPRVLRAGYTAAVVVVLDDSYSMNAVDPEGESARQRAVAALEDELKSLRQYSVRLIAAGSQPRVLGEPMDRWAEVEAALEGWGCESSSADLTGAIALAGEIGDPRSRLLVLSDHPIPDALREPAEGGEAADETSAEDTDSSWGRLRWVSVGKALPNVALTNAVRSPDAAQGDKVLLEIANHSLVPVRQTLTLAVGASDLVYEAEPQAPAVGSEPTVIDQRAIELAAGETTRLWLSPVGAEGRPLIASLGDDALMQDNRVVLMPPERRLLPVSVDLSDAELNRSVTQAVRASNRAVLASERALLRITDTAAAPDEAPLAGTIPTWTVLFDTGSAEDGAEPQAFLGPFVIDFAHPVAEGLSLNGLVWAVPGNASEEQATPPGRPVVTAGNVVLLSDDERPDGTHQLTWRLRPDRSTVLQSAALPILVWNMIEMRQAERPGLSPVNARPGVPVSIVTRSSRGEVQVERIEAYASQETAAETLPVRERRATFIPDQPGVYEVVAGEQRHRFAVNAGSLAESDLRAAIEDGFGEWDDDLAVVREYRGLAWALGLLVLGVLILHAWWFARHQGGGVFSRSSSATVAGVEVAA; translated from the coding sequence ATGCCGGTCTTGGGATTGCCGTTGTTGCTGGTCGGGTTGGTCGGGCTGCCGATGGTGGCGGGGATCTACTGGCTGCGCACGCGCTTTCGCAGGCAGGAAGTCTCGACACTGTTTCTCTGGCGGGCGACGCTCGATGCGCAGGGCGGGGGACGCAAGAAGAGCCGCCTGCAGACACCGTTGGCGCTGCTGTTGGAATTGCTGGCGATCTTGCTGTTGGTCCTGGCGGCAACGAGCCCGCGGGTCTTGCGGGCCGGGTATACCGCGGCGGTCGTCGTGGTCCTGGACGATTCGTATTCGATGAACGCGGTCGACCCCGAGGGCGAGTCGGCGCGACAGCGGGCGGTCGCGGCGCTGGAAGACGAGCTGAAGTCGCTGCGGCAGTATTCGGTGCGGCTGATCGCGGCGGGATCACAGCCGCGGGTGTTGGGCGAGCCGATGGATCGCTGGGCCGAGGTTGAGGCGGCGTTGGAGGGGTGGGGGTGCGAGTCGTCGTCGGCCGACCTGACCGGCGCGATCGCCCTGGCGGGGGAGATCGGCGACCCGCGTAGCCGACTGCTGGTGCTGAGTGATCACCCGATCCCGGACGCCCTGCGTGAACCGGCCGAGGGCGGCGAGGCGGCGGATGAAACGTCGGCCGAAGACACGGACTCGTCGTGGGGGAGGTTGCGTTGGGTTTCGGTGGGCAAGGCGTTGCCGAACGTGGCCCTGACCAACGCGGTGCGTTCCCCCGACGCGGCGCAGGGCGACAAGGTGCTGTTGGAAATCGCGAACCATAGTTTGGTCCCGGTGCGTCAGACGCTGACGCTTGCGGTGGGCGCAAGTGATCTGGTTTATGAGGCCGAGCCGCAAGCGCCGGCGGTGGGGTCCGAGCCGACGGTGATCGATCAACGAGCGATCGAGCTGGCCGCGGGGGAGACCACTCGGCTTTGGTTGTCGCCGGTCGGAGCAGAGGGTCGGCCGTTGATCGCGTCGCTCGGGGACGATGCGCTGATGCAGGACAACCGCGTGGTGCTGATGCCGCCCGAGCGCCGCTTGCTACCGGTGTCGGTTGATCTGAGCGATGCAGAACTCAACCGGTCCGTGACTCAGGCGGTCCGTGCCTCGAACCGCGCGGTGCTGGCCAGCGAGCGGGCATTGCTTCGGATCACCGACACGGCCGCAGCACCGGACGAGGCACCGCTCGCGGGGACGATTCCTACGTGGACGGTGTTGTTCGACACCGGGTCTGCCGAAGACGGCGCCGAGCCGCAGGCGTTTCTCGGTCCGTTTGTGATCGACTTTGCCCACCCGGTGGCGGAAGGGTTGTCGTTGAACGGCCTGGTCTGGGCGGTGCCGGGGAACGCATCCGAGGAGCAAGCCACGCCGCCGGGTCGGCCGGTGGTGACCGCGGGCAACGTGGTGCTGCTCAGCGACGACGAAAGGCCGGACGGGACGCACCAGCTGACGTGGCGGCTCCGGCCGGATCGGTCGACGGTGTTGCAGTCCGCGGCGCTTCCAATTCTGGTTTGGAACATGATCGAGATGCGGCAGGCCGAGCGTCCCGGGCTCTCGCCGGTCAACGCGCGGCCGGGCGTGCCGGTGTCGATCGTGACGCGAAGCAGCCGCGGTGAGGTGCAGGTCGAGCGCATCGAAGCCTATGCATCGCAAGAGACCGCCGCCGAAACGCTTCCCGTCCGAGAGCGTCGGGCGACGTTCATCCCGGATCAGCCCGGCGTCTACGAAGTCGTGGCCGGCGAGCAACGGCACCGCTTCGCGGTCAACGCGGGCTCGTTGGCCGAGTCGGACTTGCGTGCGGCGATTGAGGACGGGTTCGGAGAATGGGACGACGACTTGGCCGTCGTCCGGGAGTACCGCGGCCTGGCGTGGGCGCTGGGGCTGTTGGTGCTCGGCGTGTTGATCCTGCACGCGTGGTGGTTTGCTCGGCACCAGGGCGGCGGCGTCTTCTCGAGATCGTCATCGGCGACGGTGGCGGGAGTCGAGGTGGCGGCATGA
- a CDS encoding DUF58 domain-containing protein: protein MDEDARNAAIEAGWRAGLGYALSRPAQTPAGMLGEQLGSGVGNSIEFMDYREYTPGDDLRRIDWSAYARSDRLVIKLNREEVTPHLDLILDTSRSMALEGSAKAQATLGLAAALSASSDNARMTRRVYTATQRLEPVPGGEGDPHAWHGPTFAETGEDLSLGAAMHEVAVPMRRRGVRVLVSDLLCPDDPWPIVSRLAEGASSAHIVQLLARQDVDPSWNGDLRLIDSESGELRELRLDATALSRYRQQLDRLRDQWRSACARAGVRMTELIAEDLVADWDMGALVRADVLRLV, encoded by the coding sequence ATGGATGAGGACGCACGCAACGCGGCGATCGAGGCCGGCTGGCGGGCGGGCCTGGGCTACGCGCTGAGCCGACCGGCGCAGACGCCGGCGGGGATGCTCGGCGAACAGCTGGGCAGCGGCGTAGGGAACTCGATCGAGTTCATGGACTACCGCGAGTACACCCCCGGCGACGATCTCCGCCGCATCGATTGGTCGGCCTACGCCCGCAGCGACCGGTTGGTGATCAAGCTCAACCGCGAAGAGGTCACGCCCCACCTCGATCTGATCCTCGACACCAGCCGATCGATGGCCCTGGAGGGTTCGGCCAAAGCCCAGGCGACGCTCGGGCTGGCCGCGGCGTTGTCGGCCTCGTCGGACAACGCCCGGATGACCCGCCGGGTCTACACCGCAACGCAGCGACTCGAACCCGTGCCCGGCGGCGAGGGCGATCCCCACGCTTGGCACGGCCCGACCTTTGCCGAAACCGGCGAGGACCTTTCGCTCGGCGCGGCGATGCACGAGGTGGCCGTGCCCATGCGGCGGCGGGGCGTGCGGGTGCTGGTCAGCGATCTCTTGTGTCCGGACGACCCCTGGCCGATCGTGAGTCGGCTCGCCGAGGGCGCGTCGTCGGCCCACATCGTGCAGCTGCTCGCCCGGCAAGACGTGGACCCCTCGTGGAACGGCGACCTCCGGCTGATCGACAGCGAGAGCGGCGAGCTGCGTGAACTCCGTCTCGACGCGACGGCGCTGTCGCGCTACCGCCAGCAGCTCGATCGGCTGCGTGATCAGTGGCGCAGCGCGTGCGCCCGGGCGGGTGTGCGGATGACCGAGTTGATCGCCGAGGACTTGGTTGCGGATTGGGACATGGGGGCGTTGGTCCGGGCGGATGTGCTGCGGTTGGTCTGA
- a CDS encoding ABC transporter ATP-binding protein: MQFHVENLTRTFGKTKAVNDLSFSFETGQIFAFVGPNGAGKTTTMRILATLDVPDEGGCRFDDLDILQYPEEARRMIGYMPDNLPTHRDLTVHDYLDFFARAYGLRGRKRIRMVEQIEEFTNLMGIREKMLKALSKGMKQRVSLARALIHDPPLLIMDEPAAGLDPRARVELRELLKALSNQGKAVFISSHILTELAEIADGAVIIERGGLLRAGTIDQISRHGRADNEHFQHVAIRTKDRNEELYKTMLEMPYVKQAKQAGPYVEAEVAGDEDQACELLAELLRREYRIIEFKQVETDLEQLFMDVTKGDVQ; the protein is encoded by the coding sequence ATGCAGTTCCACGTTGAAAACCTCACACGCACCTTCGGCAAGACCAAGGCCGTCAACGACCTGTCGTTCAGCTTCGAGACCGGGCAGATCTTTGCCTTCGTGGGCCCCAACGGCGCGGGCAAGACCACCACGATGCGCATCCTCGCCACGCTCGATGTGCCCGACGAGGGCGGTTGCCGCTTCGATGATCTGGACATCCTGCAGTACCCCGAAGAGGCCCGCCGGATGATCGGGTACATGCCCGACAACCTGCCGACCCACCGCGACCTGACGGTCCACGACTACCTGGATTTCTTCGCCCGGGCCTACGGCCTGCGGGGACGCAAGCGCATCCGCATGGTCGAACAGATCGAAGAGTTCACCAACCTGATGGGCATCCGCGAGAAGATGCTCAAGGCGTTGTCCAAGGGCATGAAGCAGCGTGTGTCGCTTGCGCGGGCGTTGATCCACGACCCGCCGCTGCTCATCATGGACGAGCCCGCCGCGGGCCTGGACCCGCGCGCCCGGGTCGAGCTGCGCGAACTGCTCAAAGCGTTATCCAACCAAGGCAAGGCGGTGTTTATCAGCTCGCACATCCTGACCGAGCTCGCCGAGATCGCCGACGGCGCGGTGATCATCGAGCGGGGCGGCCTGCTGCGTGCTGGGACCATCGACCAGATTTCCCGGCACGGCCGCGCGGACAACGAACACTTCCAGCACGTGGCGATCCGCACGAAAGACCGCAACGAAGAGTTGTACAAGACGATGCTGGAGATGCCTTACGTCAAGCAGGCCAAGCAGGCCGGGCCCTACGTCGAAGCCGAGGTCGCCGGGGACGAGGACCAGGCGTGCGAACTGCTCGCGGAGCTGCTGCGTCGTGAATACCGCATTATTGAATTCAAGCAGGTCGAGACCGACCTGGAGCAGCTGTTTATGGATGTGACCAAGGGGGATGTGCAATGA
- a CDS encoding AAA family ATPase: MTDNPSTLRLLQPQELQPAVDLTTRILADLDAVLLGQQELHRLVLAGVLSRGHILLEGMPGVGKTVLIKTLGQIMSLSFNRVQFTPDLMPSDILGTTILQQSGDGQRRMVFQPGPIFTNILLADEINRASPKTQAAMLEAMQERRVTVGGETRPLSDPFFVLASQNPIDLEGTYPLPEAQVDRFLFKLHVQQPDVDVLETILDTRRRGEAVTPQSFVSEEQLRGLFGVMERIVLPSPVARYIARLVAASHPSGAEQPGAEVPDVVKQYVTHGASPRAAIAMAESARAVALLAGRPTVGFEDVDTVAPHVLNHRLILSYPARFDKVTAHDVVRGLIDAIDEAELNLPAGMRVEQGAAE, from the coding sequence ATGACCGACAATCCATCGACCTTGCGGTTGCTGCAGCCCCAGGAGCTACAGCCCGCAGTGGACCTGACCACTCGCATCCTGGCCGACCTGGATGCGGTGCTCTTGGGGCAGCAAGAACTACACCGGCTGGTGCTGGCGGGGGTCCTCAGCCGCGGGCACATCCTGCTCGAGGGCATGCCCGGCGTCGGCAAGACCGTGCTGATCAAAACGCTGGGGCAGATCATGTCCCTGAGTTTCAACCGCGTGCAGTTCACGCCCGACCTCATGCCCAGCGACATCCTGGGCACGACCATTCTCCAGCAGTCCGGCGACGGCCAGCGGCGCATGGTCTTCCAGCCCGGGCCGATCTTCACCAATATCCTGTTGGCGGATGAGATCAACCGTGCGTCGCCGAAGACGCAGGCCGCGATGCTCGAAGCGATGCAGGAACGCCGGGTCACCGTGGGCGGCGAAACGCGTCCGCTTTCCGATCCGTTTTTTGTCCTGGCGTCGCAGAACCCGATCGACCTCGAGGGGACCTACCCGCTCCCCGAGGCGCAGGTCGACCGCTTCCTGTTCAAGCTCCACGTCCAGCAGCCGGACGTGGACGTGCTCGAAACGATCCTCGACACCCGGCGGCGGGGCGAGGCGGTGACGCCGCAGTCGTTCGTGTCCGAGGAACAATTGCGTGGCTTGTTCGGGGTGATGGAGCGGATCGTCTTGCCCTCGCCGGTGGCGCGGTACATCGCTCGCCTGGTCGCGGCCTCGCATCCTTCCGGCGCGGAACAGCCCGGTGCCGAGGTGCCCGATGTGGTCAAGCAGTACGTGACCCACGGGGCTTCGCCACGGGCCGCGATCGCGATGGCCGAGTCCGCCCGCGCGGTGGCGCTGCTCGCCGGCCGACCGACCGTTGGTTTTGAAGACGTCGATACGGTTGCGCCCCACGTCTTGAATCACCGGCTGATCCTTAGCTACCCCGCGCGGTTCGACAAGGTCACCGCACACGATGTGGTCCGCGGACTGATCGACGCGATCGACGAGGCCGAGTTAAACCTGCCCGCGGGGATGCGGGTCGAACAGGGGGCAGCGGAATGA